CGGGCACTCCGTGCCCCGGATGATGGGCAACGACGCCAAGCCGACGCAGGTCGAGAAGATGATCATGCCGCCGATGGCGCACGGCGTGAAGTTCATCTCGATCGCGCAGTTCACCAGCGGGAACACCCCGGTCGTGTGGCGCGGGCCCATGCTGCACCGCGCTCTCCAGCAGTTCCTCGCCGACGTCTACTGGGGCGATCTCGATGTCCTGCTGCTCGACCTGCCCCCGGGCACCGGCGACGTGGCCATCTCCATCGCACAGCTCATCCCGGGCGCCGAGATCCTCGTGGTCACCACCCCGCAGCAGGCCGCCGCCGAGGTGGCCGAACGCGCGGGCGCGATCGCGCTGCAGACGCGTCAGAAGATCGTGGGCGTCGTGGAGAACATGTCGTGGATGGAACTGCCCGACGGCAGCCGCATCGAGCCGTTCGGCTCGGGCGGCGGCGAGATCGTCGCCGAGCGTCTCACCCGCGCGGTCGGTTCCGACGTCGCGCTGCTGGGCAAGATCCCGCTCGACACCGCCCTGCGTGAGGGTGGCGACTCCGGGATGCCGCTGGTGCTCTCGGCGCCGACCTCGGCCGCCGGTTCGGCGCTGCTCGAGGTGGCCGAGCGGCTCGCGGTCCGCAGGCGCGGACTGGCCGGCATGAGTCTGGGCATCGACACCGCACGCAACCTGTAGGCGCTCCGGGTCCGAGGTCGGGCTAGGTCGCGTCCCAGTCGGCGATCTCGCGACGCGGCGGGGTCGGGGGTCGGTCGAGGTCGAAGGCCGGGTCGGCGGCGTTCGTCGTCGCCTTGGCCGTGGTCGTCTTCGCGGTGGTCCCCGTGACCGCCGTCTTGTCCATCGACACCGCGGGGGTCGACGCCGACGGGGTGATCTCGGGCATCGGGGCGGAGACCGGCTTGATCGTCGTGTTGTCGTCGAACTTGCCCGTGA
This window of the Williamsia phyllosphaerae genome carries:
- a CDS encoding Mrp/NBP35 family ATP-binding protein, encoding MTDNSPRTPADTESAIRIALSKVTDPEIGKPITDLGMVKSIAVAPDGSVDVGIYLTTSGCPLRTEITDRVTTAAADVPGVGAVRVELDVMDDAQRTELRKSLRGDRAEPVIPFAQPGSLTRVYAVASGKGGVGKSSVTVNLAAAMAQRGLTVGVLDADIYGHSVPRMMGNDAKPTQVEKMIMPPMAHGVKFISIAQFTSGNTPVVWRGPMLHRALQQFLADVYWGDLDVLLLDLPPGTGDVAISIAQLIPGAEILVVTTPQQAAAEVAERAGAIALQTRQKIVGVVENMSWMELPDGSRIEPFGSGGGEIVAERLTRAVGSDVALLGKIPLDTALREGGDSGMPLVLSAPTSAAGSALLEVAERLAVRRRGLAGMSLGIDTARNL